From the genome of Methanobrevibacter smithii ATCC 35061, one region includes:
- a CDS encoding HIRAN domain-containing protein, with amino-acid sequence MKEDMYITLVSMRHFFGVKPFKKDGILKLIKEKDNNYDDEAIKVEMRHAGQVAYVSNSTNTVIRGTMSAGRIYDKILDEDYAQIKFYNRDIGIAKILTPDEIDELKKDPENDLNFI; translated from the coding sequence ATGAAAGAAGATATGTATATCACTTTAGTAAGTATGAGACACTTTTTTGGAGTGAAGCCTTTTAAAAAAGACGGAATTCTTAAATTAATAAAAGAAAAGGACAACAACTATGATGATGAAGCCATTAAAGTTGAAATGAGACACGCCGGACAGGTAGCATATGTATCAAACAGTACAAATACGGTAATCAGAGGAACAATGAGTGCCGGCAGAATTTATGACAAAATTTTAGATGAAGATTATGCACAAATCAAATTCTACAACAGAGATATTGGAATAGCTAAAATATTAACTCCTGATGAAATAGATGAATTAAAAAAAGATCCTGAAAATGATTTGAACTTTATATAA